A region from the uncultured Holophaga sp. genome encodes:
- a CDS encoding TolC family protein, whose translation MPPFRLLPILLVSYSLVAQEATPISLRRAIELSLGNNLQVQIARETREINGRATETAARGTFDWTLNGSLALGYADTTSTSISSKSDPILVTTEASTRTRNLEAGVSKLFEWGGTFTAKYAPDYTNSTGTYTYSGASYPFGTARPYSGSLSASYTQSLLRNFGREATAATLLVAQKGTLIADYAYQQTIIELVASTEAAYWDVVYAERNLENKRLSLALAQKQLKENRIRVEVGTLAPIEVTSAEATVALREQDIISAEAQVFNAKDALTRILYAQAERPGDIRTTDAPSLSHIGLDEAAAVKMALDRRVELKEAQLTVDSKRILERAAANRTRPQLDAYVAYNGASDSYGSLSSMNSDLTGFKNPGYQVGLQFSMPLGNHAAAGALSQARAAARSSELSRRDAELGIVLEVRTAIRNVEAAEKGVKAAEKTRIFRERDLEAEQKKFDNGMSTNFLVLSKQNDLDTARASEIQSQIAYAKAASAFEKAVGNLLDARIPGVRFQ comes from the coding sequence ATGCCTCCATTCCGTCTGCTTCCGATCCTCCTGGTCAGCTACAGTCTGGTGGCCCAGGAGGCGACCCCCATCTCGCTGCGCCGGGCGATCGAACTCTCGCTCGGCAACAACTTGCAGGTGCAGATCGCCCGGGAGACCCGCGAGATCAACGGCCGGGCCACCGAGACTGCGGCCAGGGGTACCTTCGACTGGACCCTCAATGGCAGCCTGGCCCTGGGGTACGCCGACACCACCAGCACCAGCATCTCCTCCAAGTCGGACCCGATCCTCGTGACCACCGAGGCTTCCACACGCACCCGGAACCTGGAGGCGGGAGTCTCCAAGCTCTTCGAGTGGGGGGGGACCTTCACCGCCAAGTACGCCCCCGATTACACCAACTCTACTGGGACCTACACCTACTCGGGTGCCTCGTACCCCTTCGGAACGGCCCGCCCCTACTCGGGAAGTCTGAGTGCCTCCTACACCCAGAGCCTGCTGCGGAACTTCGGGCGCGAGGCCACGGCGGCCACGCTCCTGGTGGCGCAGAAGGGGACCCTCATTGCCGACTACGCCTATCAGCAGACGATCATCGAGCTCGTGGCCTCCACAGAAGCGGCCTACTGGGATGTGGTCTACGCCGAGCGGAACCTCGAGAACAAGCGGCTCTCCCTGGCCCTTGCCCAGAAGCAGCTCAAGGAAAACCGCATCCGGGTGGAGGTCGGGACCCTTGCTCCCATCGAGGTGACCTCGGCTGAGGCCACGGTGGCGCTCCGGGAGCAGGACATCATCAGTGCCGAGGCCCAGGTGTTCAACGCCAAGGATGCCCTGACCCGCATTCTCTATGCCCAGGCGGAGCGCCCCGGGGATATCCGGACCACCGATGCCCCAAGTCTCTCCCACATCGGCCTGGACGAGGCCGCTGCGGTGAAGATGGCCCTGGACCGGCGCGTGGAGCTCAAGGAAGCCCAGCTGACGGTCGACTCCAAGCGGATCCTGGAGCGGGCGGCCGCCAACCGCACCCGTCCCCAGCTGGACGCCTATGTGGCCTACAACGGAGCCTCGGACAGCTATGGGAGCCTGAGTTCGATGAACTCGGACCTGACGGGCTTCAAGAACCCCGGCTACCAAGTGGGGCTCCAGTTCTCCATGCCCCTGGGGAACCATGCAGCCGCAGGGGCCCTCTCCCAGGCCAGGGCCGCCGCCCGCAGCAGCGAATTATCCCGGCGGGATGCAGAGCTCGGGATCGTCCTGGAGGTCCGGACCGCCATCCGGAACGTGGAGGCTGCGGAAAAGGGCGTGAAGGCCGCCGAGAAGACCCGGATCTTCCGCGAGAGGGACCTGGAGGCTGAGCAGAAGAAGTTCGACAACGGCATGAGCACCAACTTCCTGGTGCTTTCCAAGCAGAACGATCTGGACACGGCCCGGGCTTCCGAGATCCAGAGCCAGATCGCCTACGCCAAGGCCGCTTCCGCCTTCGAAAAGGCGGTGGGCAACCTGCTGGATGCGCGGATCCCAGGAGTCAGGTTCCAGTAG
- a CDS encoding MFS transporter: MRKVSVTQMIDQAKFTGFFKMIVAICLLTTIADGFDINIFGLIIPNLMKDWHLAPQNIGYLGSAGMFGMIFGSLAFGPLADSIGKKHSIIIGTLMYVIFTVACGFAHSLQSFAIYRFIAGFGLAGVFPLAVAFTSEFSPKANRSTLTVWVTSGMAVGTVVAALVGLAVISPANLASWRYMFYCSALVLIIVALQFALPESISYLKKKNQNAHIAKILQKIDPSFTPAADDEYELEAKAPTKGNVGNLFTGGYAKNTILFWFFMASSYIFIYGVLMWLPKLMTLKGYSVKGGLFFTMVWNLGFILGIPLFGKMADKIGGKRTIQIGWVCLAILVTILGFSNGYMALTVILFLTGACQHGVSGAAGSYLAQSYPTSFRATGTTWGYGLGRIGGTLGPIIGGYLLAKHWPVGYNLMFFAMFPLIAAIFASFTTDFFHKKAA, translated from the coding sequence GTGCGAAAAGTATCTGTCACGCAGATGATAGATCAGGCGAAATTCACAGGCTTCTTCAAGATGATCGTGGCGATCTGCCTGCTCACGACCATCGCGGACGGCTTTGACATCAACATCTTCGGCCTGATCATCCCGAACCTGATGAAGGACTGGCACCTGGCGCCCCAGAACATCGGGTACCTGGGCAGCGCCGGCATGTTCGGCATGATCTTCGGCTCCCTGGCCTTCGGCCCCCTGGCCGACTCCATCGGCAAGAAGCACTCCATCATCATCGGCACCCTGATGTATGTGATCTTCACCGTGGCCTGCGGCTTCGCCCATAGCCTCCAGTCCTTCGCCATCTACCGCTTCATCGCCGGCTTCGGTCTGGCCGGTGTGTTCCCCCTGGCGGTGGCCTTCACCTCCGAGTTCTCCCCCAAGGCCAACCGCAGCACCCTGACCGTCTGGGTGACCTCCGGCATGGCGGTCGGCACCGTGGTGGCTGCCCTGGTCGGCCTGGCTGTGATCAGCCCCGCCAACCTCGCCAGCTGGCGCTACATGTTCTACTGCAGCGCCCTGGTCCTGATCATCGTCGCCCTGCAGTTCGCCCTCCCCGAGTCCATCTCCTACCTCAAGAAGAAGAACCAGAACGCCCACATCGCCAAGATCCTCCAGAAGATCGATCCCTCCTTCACCCCTGCGGCCGACGACGAGTACGAGCTCGAGGCCAAGGCGCCCACCAAGGGCAACGTGGGCAACCTCTTCACCGGTGGCTACGCCAAGAACACCATCCTCTTCTGGTTCTTCATGGCCAGCAGCTACATCTTCATCTACGGCGTGCTGATGTGGCTCCCCAAGCTCATGACCCTCAAGGGCTACAGCGTCAAGGGCGGCCTCTTCTTCACCATGGTCTGGAACCTCGGCTTCATCCTGGGTATCCCCCTCTTCGGCAAGATGGCTGACAAGATCGGTGGCAAGCGCACCATCCAGATCGGCTGGGTCTGCCTCGCCATCCTGGTGACCATCCTCGGCTTCTCCAACGGCTACATGGCCCTGACCGTCATTCTCTTCCTGACCGGTGCCTGCCAGCACGGTGTGTCCGGCGCCGCCGGTTCCTACCTGGCCCAGTCCTACCCCACCTCCTTCCGCGCCACCGGCACCACCTGGGGCTATGGCCTCGGCCGCATCGGCGGCACCCTGGGCCCCATCATCGGCGGCTACCTGCTGGCCAAGCACTGGCCCGTGGGCTACAACCTCATGTTCTTCGCGATGTTCCCCCTGATCGCCGCGATCTTCGCCTCCTTCACCACCGACTTCTTCCACAAGAAGGCCGCCTGA
- a CDS encoding porin, whose amino-acid sequence MKNRLSLLLVAGVLAMPAVAATPEWNLYGTLVVEAYNAKLTGATAGYGSDVSGRWMMSCATSNIGFKGGMQVADDVKAIWQVESQVMTDGSESGTKNQNLWASRNSGVGLTGSWGTVMAGQWDTPYKAIQVPLTQIRAGVLTDVSILGNRGGIVLAQTTDAVASESFKRCQGNSLQYWSPNIQGFQAKVMYALNEYKVDGGVNPSLLSMSAAYDIKPANLKLSLGYESHKDTAHAGDKDTGLEFSATWMAPTKTRVTATVEQVEYDRVAYSTTVAADYKRTAWFVSAGQPITEHHKVWANIGQAANGKTNGVKAEDGATQYSVGYTYAFNKNSEIYAFYGGINNKAAGIYNTMGPVPQTITATASTGRMGGDVKTYGMGIFYSF is encoded by the coding sequence ATGAAGAATCGCCTTTCCCTTCTGCTGGTCGCTGGTGTTCTCGCCATGCCCGCCGTCGCCGCCACCCCCGAGTGGAACCTCTATGGGACCCTGGTGGTGGAGGCCTACAACGCCAAGCTCACCGGCGCCACCGCTGGATACGGCTCCGACGTCTCTGGGCGCTGGATGATGAGCTGTGCCACCTCCAACATCGGCTTCAAGGGCGGCATGCAGGTGGCCGACGATGTGAAGGCCATCTGGCAGGTCGAGAGCCAGGTCATGACCGATGGCAGCGAGTCCGGCACCAAGAACCAGAACCTGTGGGCCAGCCGGAACAGTGGTGTGGGTCTGACCGGCTCCTGGGGCACCGTGATGGCTGGCCAGTGGGACACCCCCTACAAGGCCATCCAGGTCCCCCTGACCCAGATCCGCGCCGGTGTCCTCACTGATGTCTCCATCCTCGGCAACCGGGGCGGCATCGTCCTCGCTCAGACCACTGACGCGGTGGCTTCCGAGAGCTTCAAGCGCTGCCAGGGCAACAGCCTCCAGTACTGGTCCCCCAACATCCAGGGCTTCCAGGCCAAGGTCATGTATGCCCTCAACGAGTACAAGGTGGATGGGGGTGTGAACCCCTCCCTGCTCTCCATGTCCGCTGCTTACGACATCAAGCCCGCCAACCTGAAGCTCTCCCTGGGCTACGAGAGCCACAAGGACACCGCCCACGCGGGTGACAAGGATACCGGCCTCGAGTTCTCCGCGACCTGGATGGCCCCCACCAAGACCCGGGTCACCGCCACCGTTGAGCAGGTTGAGTACGACCGGGTGGCCTACTCCACAACCGTGGCTGCTGACTACAAGCGCACCGCCTGGTTCGTGTCCGCCGGCCAGCCCATCACCGAGCACCACAAGGTCTGGGCCAACATCGGTCAGGCTGCCAACGGCAAGACCAATGGCGTGAAGGCTGAGGACGGAGCCACCCAGTACTCTGTGGGCTACACCTATGCCTTCAACAAGAACTCTGAGATCTACGCTTTCTACGGTGGGATCAACAACAAGGCCGCCGGCATCTACAACACCATGGGTCCTGTGCCTCAGACCATCACCGCTACTGCCTCAACTGGTCGTATGGGCGGTGACGTGAAGACCTACGGCATGGGCATCTTCTACAGCTTCTGA
- the mobB gene encoding molybdopterin-guanine dinucleotide biosynthesis protein B, with protein sequence MKVIGLVGWSGSGKTTLLVELLPLLKAAGRTVSTMKHTHHRFDMDKPGKDSFRHREAGASEVMIVSSQRWVMLHELRDEAEPPIEFLIDRMSPVDLLIIEGFKTHPHPKIEIHRASEGKPLSQPDDPDVIAVASDEPIAGLKVPLLDLNAPPAIARFILQATGFAD encoded by the coding sequence ATGAAAGTCATCGGTCTCGTGGGATGGAGCGGCAGCGGCAAGACCACCCTCCTGGTGGAGCTCCTGCCCCTGCTCAAGGCTGCAGGGCGCACCGTCTCCACCATGAAGCACACCCACCACCGCTTCGACATGGACAAGCCGGGCAAGGACTCCTTCCGCCACCGGGAGGCCGGCGCCTCGGAGGTGATGATCGTCTCCAGCCAGCGCTGGGTGATGCTCCATGAACTGCGAGACGAGGCTGAGCCCCCCATCGAGTTCCTGATCGACCGGATGAGCCCCGTGGACCTGCTCATCATCGAGGGCTTCAAGACCCATCCCCACCCCAAGATCGAGATCCACCGGGCCTCGGAGGGCAAGCCCCTGAGCCAGCCGGACGATCCCGATGTCATCGCGGTGGCCAGTGATGAGCCCATTGCAGGCCTGAAGGTCCCCCTCCTGGATCTCAATGCCCCCCCGGCCATCGCGCGGTTCATCCTCCAGGCCACGGGTTTCGCCGACTGA
- a CDS encoding ABC transporter substrate-binding protein: protein MTRTGKSGVESLARKVALAGVAVASALMMVLVGCDKKNAEEIKIGTINPTTGMYASFGQAGQWGAEAAVEDLNKMGGIKVGDKRLPVKLVAVNDESDPNKAGSLTESLILQDKVQFVVAGDCPPPMHAGVSAMADRYKVPYVASVGPFEPWNGLKQESPTKWKYSWAVGGFSINTPVEAGDPRAGKPGYTIFSTWTSMLDKYGAQTNKKIGIICSDEPDGRGWYTLFGPALQKLGYTVVGLDKNLGLVPLETTDFSSIIKAWQDAKVDILWGNCPGPFFGAVWKQATGMGFHPKMVSIGRGAMFYDDVNAWGGDLPYGVSTEVWWDPSLGGGAVGINGTTPQSLADRWVKGKNRPYVPAIAPGYACVQVLANAIERAGSVDPDKVNAALAETNMMSIRHLVKFDKNHFSHVPIVFGQWFKTNTPQKWELKVINSKHDFWPTTGEPMFPMP, encoded by the coding sequence ATGACCAGAACAGGAAAGTCCGGGGTGGAGTCCCTGGCCCGCAAGGTTGCCTTGGCAGGTGTCGCCGTCGCATCGGCCCTCATGATGGTGCTTGTCGGTTGCGACAAGAAGAACGCTGAGGAGATCAAGATCGGCACCATCAATCCCACCACCGGCATGTACGCCTCCTTCGGCCAGGCAGGCCAGTGGGGCGCGGAGGCGGCGGTGGAGGACCTCAACAAGATGGGTGGCATCAAGGTGGGCGACAAGCGCCTTCCCGTGAAGCTGGTGGCCGTCAACGACGAGAGCGACCCCAACAAGGCCGGCAGCCTGACGGAGAGCCTCATCCTCCAGGACAAGGTGCAGTTCGTGGTGGCCGGGGACTGCCCGCCCCCCATGCACGCGGGCGTCTCCGCCATGGCCGACCGCTACAAGGTGCCCTATGTCGCTTCCGTGGGCCCCTTCGAGCCCTGGAACGGCCTGAAGCAGGAGTCCCCCACCAAGTGGAAATACTCCTGGGCCGTCGGCGGCTTCTCCATCAACACCCCCGTGGAGGCCGGTGATCCCCGCGCGGGCAAGCCTGGATACACCATCTTCAGCACCTGGACCAGCATGCTGGACAAATACGGTGCCCAGACCAATAAGAAGATCGGCATCATCTGCTCCGACGAGCCCGATGGCCGCGGCTGGTACACCCTCTTCGGGCCCGCCCTCCAGAAGCTCGGCTACACCGTGGTGGGCCTCGACAAGAACCTGGGCCTGGTCCCCCTGGAGACCACCGACTTCTCCTCCATCATCAAGGCCTGGCAGGACGCCAAGGTCGATATCCTCTGGGGCAACTGCCCCGGCCCCTTCTTCGGCGCGGTCTGGAAGCAGGCCACCGGGATGGGCTTCCATCCCAAGATGGTGTCCATCGGTCGTGGCGCCATGTTCTATGACGATGTGAACGCCTGGGGCGGTGATCTGCCCTACGGTGTCAGCACCGAGGTCTGGTGGGATCCCTCCCTGGGGGGCGGCGCCGTCGGCATCAACGGCACCACGCCCCAGTCCCTGGCGGATCGCTGGGTGAAGGGCAAGAACCGCCCCTACGTCCCCGCCATCGCTCCGGGCTATGCCTGCGTCCAAGTCCTGGCCAACGCCATCGAGCGGGCCGGTTCGGTGGATCCGGACAAGGTCAACGCCGCCCTGGCCGAGACCAACATGATGAGCATCCGCCACCTGGTGAAGTTCGATAAGAACCACTTCAGCCATGTGCCCATCGTCTTCGGGCAGTGGTTCAAGACCAACACCCCCCAGAAGTGGGAGCTGAAGGTCATCAACTCCAAGCACGACTTCTGGCCCACCACCGGCGAGCCCATGTTCCCCATGCCGTAA
- a CDS encoding LysR family transcriptional regulator — translation MDIRHLDYFVTVADCPSFTEAARQLQVTQSAVSYQIAELERRLEMKLFIRDRHAIRLTRAGEILRDEGRRLLRDMEETLARARLADQGELGTLRVGFLGSMERVMGATMRRFRQKHPQVDLQVEHHHMQGLEEALTRGTVDLALTVAVGLDLPEDYEMRTLFPDQAVAVLSAEHPLADREHLTLSDLREEPLILMTADSGQRARRWLMERFRRAGVEPRVSKETPSFENLLFLVETGQGVTILSRHIIQFYSHYQIRAVDLDGQDMDCRAVAIWKKALENPAAALFLAELEPTGT, via the coding sequence TTGGACATCAGACATCTGGACTACTTCGTGACGGTGGCAGACTGCCCCAGCTTCACAGAGGCCGCCAGACAACTCCAGGTCACCCAGTCCGCCGTGAGTTACCAGATCGCGGAACTTGAGCGCCGCCTTGAGATGAAGCTCTTCATCCGGGACCGGCATGCCATCAGGCTCACCCGGGCCGGCGAGATCCTCAGAGACGAGGGCCGCAGGCTGCTGAGGGACATGGAGGAGACCCTGGCCAGGGCCAGGCTGGCTGACCAGGGAGAGCTGGGGACCCTCCGGGTCGGCTTCCTGGGCTCCATGGAGCGGGTCATGGGGGCCACCATGCGACGCTTCCGCCAGAAGCACCCGCAAGTGGACCTTCAGGTGGAACACCACCACATGCAGGGCCTGGAAGAGGCCCTCACCCGAGGGACCGTGGACTTGGCCCTCACCGTTGCGGTGGGCCTGGACCTTCCCGAGGACTACGAGATGCGGACACTGTTCCCCGATCAGGCTGTGGCAGTGCTCTCCGCCGAGCACCCCCTGGCGGATCGGGAGCACTTGACCCTCTCCGACCTGCGGGAAGAACCCCTGATCCTCATGACCGCAGACTCGGGACAGCGGGCCCGGCGCTGGCTGATGGAGCGTTTCCGCCGGGCAGGGGTTGAACCCCGGGTGAGCAAGGAGACCCCCAGCTTCGAGAACCTGCTCTTCCTCGTGGAGACCGGCCAGGGGGTCACCATCCTCTCCCGGCACATCATCCAGTTCTATAGCCACTACCAGATCCGAGCGGTGGATCTGGATGGCCAGGATATGGACTGTCGGGCTGTTGCCATCTGGAAGAAGGCCCTCGAGAATCCCGCCGCCGCCCTCTTCCTGGCCGAGCTGGAACCTACTGGAACCTGA
- a CDS encoding IclR family transcriptional regulator: MKKAASEVEEVENESSGIRVIARAADILLALSNHPDGLSLREIAQLVRLPRSTVQRIVYSLEEANLVIAASPTSGFRLGPTLTLLAEAVRPFDIARMARPLILQLASETGETVDLSILTHGKAVVVDQISGVHPLKAVSTTGSSLPLHGTAIGKALLAALPQRELEAIKPHLQLKALTRNTNLSWDKLMPELETVRETGLAFDHEEYMIGISSVATVLRGPGGELAAVSLPVPSERFRAKEKQLVEALVNRTQTFQRRL, from the coding sequence ATGAAGAAAGCGGCGAGTGAAGTGGAAGAAGTGGAGAACGAGAGCTCGGGCATCCGGGTGATCGCCCGGGCTGCCGATATCCTTCTGGCCCTGAGCAACCATCCCGACGGCCTTTCCCTGCGGGAGATCGCCCAGTTGGTGCGTCTGCCCCGGTCCACGGTCCAGCGGATCGTCTACTCCCTGGAAGAGGCGAATCTGGTCATTGCGGCCTCCCCCACCAGCGGCTTCCGCCTGGGGCCGACCCTGACCCTGCTGGCGGAGGCGGTGCGCCCCTTCGACATCGCACGCATGGCCCGGCCCCTGATCCTCCAGCTGGCCTCCGAGACCGGCGAGACCGTCGATCTCTCCATCCTGACCCACGGCAAGGCCGTGGTGGTGGACCAGATCTCCGGTGTGCACCCCCTCAAGGCCGTCTCCACCACGGGCAGCTCCCTGCCCCTGCACGGCACGGCCATCGGCAAGGCCCTGCTGGCGGCCCTCCCCCAGAGGGAGCTGGAGGCCATCAAGCCCCACCTCCAGCTCAAGGCCCTGACCAGGAACACCAACCTCTCCTGGGACAAGCTCATGCCCGAGTTGGAGACGGTCCGGGAGACCGGTCTCGCCTTTGATCACGAGGAGTACATGATCGGCATCTCCTCCGTCGCCACCGTGCTCCGCGGCCCTGGCGGCGAGCTGGCGGCTGTCTCCCTGCCCGTCCCCTCCGAGCGCTTCCGCGCCAAGGAGAAGCAGCTCGTCGAAGCTCTGGTCAATCGCACCCAGACCTTCCAGCGCCGCCTTTAG
- a CDS encoding NAD(P)H-dependent oxidoreductase — protein sequence MSTKTQASDILDSLQWRYATKRFDPARPVSPEDWGTLKEALALSASSYGLQPYRFILPENPAVRARLREAARGQAQVTDASHLVVFAARDRITLKDVEDYVARVAHTRDQPLEAFGGMRNTIVSDLVEGPRAPVAGHWAARQAYLALGNLLTTAALLGIDACPMEGFSPAEFDRILGLEGTGYHTVCMCALGYRSPEDAYAKATKFRYPAEELFILK from the coding sequence ATGTCCACGAAGACCCAGGCCAGCGACATCCTTGACAGCCTCCAGTGGCGCTATGCGACCAAGCGCTTCGATCCGGCGAGACCCGTCAGTCCCGAGGACTGGGGCACCTTGAAGGAGGCCCTTGCCCTCTCGGCCAGCTCCTACGGGCTCCAGCCCTACCGCTTCATCCTGCCCGAGAATCCAGCCGTCCGGGCCCGTCTGAGGGAAGCCGCCAGGGGCCAGGCACAGGTCACCGATGCCAGCCATCTGGTGGTCTTCGCCGCCCGGGACAGGATCACCCTGAAGGATGTTGAAGACTACGTCGCCCGGGTCGCCCACACCCGGGACCAGCCCCTGGAGGCCTTCGGCGGCATGCGGAACACCATCGTCAGCGACCTGGTCGAAGGCCCTCGGGCCCCCGTCGCCGGACACTGGGCCGCACGCCAGGCTTACCTGGCCCTGGGCAACCTCCTGACCACCGCCGCCCTGCTGGGCATCGATGCCTGCCCTATGGAAGGCTTCAGTCCTGCGGAGTTCGACCGGATCCTGGGACTGGAGGGCACGGGCTACCACACGGTCTGCATGTGCGCCCTGGGCTACCGGAGCCCTGAGGATGCCTACGCCAAGGCCACCAAGTTCCGCTACCCGGCCGAAGAGCTCTTCATCCTAAAATAG
- a CDS encoding uroporphyrinogen decarboxylase family protein, whose product MDMTPELLFETRLGRYQRAIAMEPVDRVPLAVGSNTFAETYGGITKQEVIYDPAKWLASELQFCRDFPEVDVLRNNRFWAPLYDALGLRTYRFSGRDLPPEIPLQFVEDEYMLEDEYDALIASPTRFMLEKVLPRIFGEMGQDPARSHFAFLKAGLAQAKLGEIMRNRGIQLQVQGGMPQPMAGASLAPYDAIGDVLRGLKGILRDTLRQPDKVLEACEVMVPIMVRFALSTADPLRRYPVFIPTHKPTFMSPRQFDRFYWPSFKKVLQGILDGGYKIRCYLEGDWSPHWHHFLELPKGSVLLDIDDPADNIFKAKAEIGHHMCLAGGIASTQFILGTPEEMDARVKRLCETCMPGYGYILSGACYIPSNTRPENYKAMVDAAMTYGWYDRSLKPLPMEPLPVQGAPLLGDLGTLTPWSIRKAEFGAIPGDEALIRNTWEGLEETASNWLWNWLF is encoded by the coding sequence ATGGACATGACGCCCGAACTGCTTTTCGAGACGCGCCTTGGTCGCTACCAGCGGGCCATTGCGATGGAGCCCGTCGATCGTGTGCCCCTTGCCGTGGGCTCCAACACCTTCGCCGAGACCTACGGGGGCATCACCAAGCAGGAGGTGATCTACGATCCGGCCAAGTGGCTTGCCAGTGAACTCCAGTTCTGCCGCGACTTCCCGGAAGTGGATGTGCTCCGCAACAACCGTTTCTGGGCACCCCTCTACGACGCCCTCGGCCTCCGGACCTACCGCTTCTCCGGGCGGGACCTCCCGCCGGAAATCCCCCTGCAGTTCGTCGAAGACGAATACATGCTGGAGGATGAATACGATGCCCTCATCGCCTCTCCGACCCGCTTCATGTTGGAGAAGGTGCTGCCCCGGATCTTCGGGGAGATGGGTCAGGACCCCGCCCGCTCCCACTTCGCCTTCCTCAAGGCCGGCCTGGCCCAGGCGAAGCTGGGGGAGATCATGCGCAACCGGGGCATCCAGCTCCAGGTGCAGGGCGGCATGCCCCAGCCCATGGCGGGTGCCAGTCTGGCGCCCTATGACGCCATCGGGGATGTACTGCGCGGGCTGAAGGGCATCCTGCGGGACACCCTCCGCCAGCCCGACAAGGTCCTGGAGGCCTGTGAGGTGATGGTGCCCATCATGGTGCGCTTTGCCCTCTCCACGGCCGATCCCCTCCGGCGCTACCCGGTCTTCATTCCGACCCACAAGCCGACCTTCATGTCGCCGCGCCAGTTCGATCGCTTCTACTGGCCCAGCTTCAAGAAGGTGCTCCAGGGCATCCTCGACGGTGGCTACAAGATCCGTTGCTATCTGGAGGGGGATTGGTCCCCCCACTGGCACCACTTCCTGGAGCTGCCCAAGGGCAGCGTGCTGCTCGACATCGACGACCCGGCCGACAACATCTTCAAGGCCAAGGCGGAGATCGGGCACCACATGTGCCTTGCTGGGGGTATTGCCAGCACCCAGTTCATCCTGGGCACGCCAGAGGAGATGGACGCCCGGGTCAAGCGCCTCTGTGAGACCTGCATGCCGGGATACGGCTATATCCTCAGTGGCGCCTGTTACATCCCCTCCAACACCCGTCCGGAGAACTACAAGGCCATGGTCGATGCAGCCATGACCTATGGCTGGTATGACCGGAGCCTCAAGCCGCTGCCCATGGAGCCTTTGCCCGTCCAGGGTGCTCCGCTCCTGGGCGACCTGGGGACCTTGACCCCCTGGTCCATCCGGAAGGCGGAGTTCGGGGCCATTCCCGGTGACGAGGCTCTGATCCGCAACACCTGGGAAGGGCTGGAGGAAACAGCCTCCAATTGGCTTTGGAACTGGCTTTTCTGA